Proteins from a single region of Desulfolutivibrio sulfoxidireducens:
- a CDS encoding ATP-dependent 6-phosphofructokinase: protein MNENDTAGRNTRLGPEDVRIATLGEPHVACPKVCGRFVSDEPSVSAFITKKEAEEHGDAPVFFEEAGPRERIFFDPAKTKVAIVTCGGICPGINDVIRAVVMEAHHNYGVAATLGIRYGLRGFIPACRHDVMELHPGNVADIHEFGGTLLGSSRGPQSIEEIVDALERMNINFLVLIGGVGGMRAAGAIVAEIAARGLPIGVVGIPKTIDNDMRFVARTFGFLTAVEKATESIACAHTEAVGAPYGIGLLKLMGRSSGFIAATAAMGLKHVNFVLIPEERFALHGPGGFLAALDDRLTRRGHAVVVVAEGAGQHLLPPTGETDASGNPVLGDICGLIIKEAKAYFKDKGLPITLKYIDPSYIIRSVPANVADAVYCGFLGQHAVHAGMAGKTGLLVSSMHDRYVHVPLALVSADRRRIDTDSDFWQAALDSTGQARLARG, encoded by the coding sequence GTGAACGAAAACGATACGGCAGGCCGAAACACCCGGCTTGGCCCGGAGGACGTCCGCATTGCCACGCTTGGCGAGCCACATGTGGCCTGCCCCAAGGTCTGCGGCCGGTTCGTGTCCGACGAACCGTCCGTATCCGCCTTCATAACCAAAAAAGAGGCCGAGGAACACGGGGACGCGCCGGTTTTTTTCGAGGAGGCCGGTCCCCGGGAGCGCATCTTTTTCGACCCGGCCAAGACCAAGGTGGCCATCGTCACCTGCGGCGGCATCTGCCCGGGCATCAACGACGTCATCCGGGCCGTGGTCATGGAGGCCCACCACAACTACGGCGTGGCCGCCACGTTGGGCATCCGCTACGGTCTGCGGGGGTTTATCCCGGCCTGCCGCCACGACGTCATGGAACTGCATCCGGGCAACGTGGCCGACATCCACGAGTTCGGGGGCACGCTTCTAGGCTCCTCGCGGGGTCCCCAGTCCATCGAGGAGATCGTGGACGCGCTGGAGCGCATGAACATCAATTTCCTGGTGCTCATCGGCGGCGTGGGCGGCATGCGCGCGGCGGGCGCGATCGTGGCGGAGATCGCGGCCCGGGGCCTGCCCATCGGCGTGGTGGGCATCCCCAAGACCATCGACAACGACATGCGTTTCGTGGCCCGGACCTTCGGGTTTCTCACGGCTGTGGAGAAGGCCACCGAGTCCATCGCCTGCGCCCACACCGAGGCTGTGGGCGCGCCGTACGGCATCGGGCTTTTGAAGCTCATGGGCCGAAGCTCCGGATTCATCGCGGCCACGGCGGCCATGGGCCTCAAGCACGTCAACTTCGTGCTCATCCCCGAGGAACGTTTCGCCCTCCATGGCCCGGGCGGGTTCCTGGCGGCCCTGGACGACCGGCTGACCCGCCGGGGACATGCCGTGGTGGTGGTGGCCGAGGGCGCGGGGCAGCACCTCCTGCCGCCCACGGGCGAGACCGACGCCTCGGGCAATCCCGTGCTCGGGGACATCTGCGGGCTCATCATCAAGGAGGCCAAGGCCTATTTCAAGGACAAGGGCCTGCCCATCACCCTCAAATATATCGACCCCAGCTATATCATCCGTTCGGTTCCGGCCAACGTCGCCGACGCCGTGTATTGCGGCTTTCTGGGGCAGCACGCGGTGCACGCGGGCATGGCCGGGAAGACGGGACTCCTGGTCAGCTCCATGCACGACCGCTATGTGCACGTGCCCTTGGCCCTGGTCAGCGCCGACCGCCGGCGCATCGATACGGATTCCGATTTCTGGCAGGCCGCGCTGGATTCCACGGGCCAGGCCCGGTTGGCCCGGGGCTGA
- a CDS encoding glycosyltransferase family 4 protein — protein MNTHPRTSIFLPPLNKTAGGLAVLLRLAACLDRAGHSVFLAPREVVPDAVREYAPDVPLVPFEDLRLTPSDIWLVPEGWPNALAPGLTAKARCVVYCQNWAYLFNGLPQGVTWRDLPVSFLAVSDPVARFIELATGTIPPVLRPGIDLDLFAAPAAKPEGPVRVAFMPRKNKALADQIRTLSAARTPMTGLDLQFVEIRDMTQAQVAQTLATCHIFLACGFPEGCPLPPLEAMACGCLVVGYAGLGGLDYLRPIPPSTAPAWPPLRPTPWGPNAFVTPDADVAQTVLALEAAARLILENGPALAEVSRNMGECARSYSLEAQAEAARAVWGEMG, from the coding sequence GTGAACACCCATCCCCGGACCTCCATCTTCCTGCCTCCCCTGAACAAGACCGCCGGTGGCCTGGCCGTGCTCCTGCGTCTGGCCGCCTGCCTGGACCGGGCCGGCCATTCCGTGTTCCTGGCCCCCAGGGAGGTCGTCCCGGACGCCGTCCGGGAATACGCCCCGGACGTCCCCCTGGTCCCCTTTGAGGACCTGCGCCTGACGCCCAGCGACATCTGGCTCGTGCCCGAGGGCTGGCCCAACGCCCTGGCCCCGGGCCTTACGGCCAAGGCTCGCTGCGTCGTCTATTGCCAGAACTGGGCCTACCTCTTTAACGGCCTGCCCCAGGGCGTCACCTGGCGCGACCTGCCCGTGTCGTTTTTGGCCGTCTCCGACCCTGTGGCCCGGTTCATCGAACTGGCCACCGGCACGATTCCCCCCGTCCTACGCCCGGGCATCGACCTGGACCTTTTCGCCGCGCCCGCTGCAAAGCCGGAAGGGCCCGTGCGCGTGGCCTTCATGCCCCGAAAAAACAAGGCCCTGGCCGACCAGATACGAACCCTGTCCGCCGCCAGGACGCCCATGACCGGCCTGGACCTCCAGTTCGTGGAGATACGGGATATGACCCAGGCCCAGGTCGCCCAGACACTGGCCACATGCCACATCTTCCTGGCCTGCGGGTTCCCCGAGGGCTGCCCCCTGCCCCCACTGGAGGCCATGGCCTGCGGCTGCCTGGTGGTGGGCTACGCCGGCCTTGGCGGACTGGACTACCTGCGGCCCATCCCGCCCTCCACCGCACCGGCCTGGCCCCCCCTGCGCCCCACCCCATGGGGACCCAACGCCTTCGTCACCCCGGACGCCGACGTGGCCCAGACGGTTTTGGCCCTGGAGGCCGCCGCGCGCCTGATCCTGGAGAATGGTCCGGCCCTGGCCGAGGTGTCGCGAAACATGGGGGAGTGCGCCCGATCCTACAGCCTGGAGGCCCAGGCCGAGGCGGCGCGGGCGGTGTGGGGGGAGATGGGGTAA
- a CDS encoding universal stress protein: MEKHLLVAIGDEYTSSLSLRYVYGFFSRREDVKLTLFYVAPKTDPRHDAGHHGHEKSAPSRCLSGDAAAALPAMEKARNWLFDMGFPKKNVFVKACRGDQGIVKDIIKECEQGLYDAAVLGRRGLSWFDEMFSDSVSHKILWEAIGFPIWVCRNPDPNRKDVLVCLDESSQCQRAADHVGFILANEPAHDVTLLHIRDEHGQDPAPFFAKARQALAENGIAATRVRHKTITAKDPAQAILKMAKTENFAAVAIGRTGGRPQAFMDQIVGSTSLKLLRNLEGAALWLCK, translated from the coding sequence ATGGAAAAACATCTGCTGGTCGCCATCGGCGACGAATACACCTCGTCACTGAGTCTGCGCTACGTGTACGGCTTTTTTTCCCGTCGCGAGGACGTCAAGCTTACCCTGTTCTACGTGGCCCCGAAAACGGACCCGCGTCATGACGCCGGCCATCACGGGCATGAAAAAAGCGCCCCCTCCCGCTGCCTGTCGGGCGACGCCGCCGCCGCCCTGCCGGCCATGGAAAAGGCCAGAAACTGGCTTTTCGACATGGGATTCCCCAAGAAGAACGTGTTCGTCAAAGCCTGCCGGGGGGACCAGGGCATCGTCAAGGACATCATCAAGGAATGCGAACAGGGACTCTACGACGCCGCCGTGCTCGGACGCCGCGGCCTGTCCTGGTTCGATGAGATGTTCTCCGACAGCGTCTCCCACAAGATCCTGTGGGAGGCCATCGGCTTCCCCATCTGGGTCTGCCGCAACCCGGACCCAAACCGCAAGGACGTCCTGGTCTGCCTCGACGAATCCAGCCAGTGCCAGCGCGCCGCCGACCATGTGGGCTTCATCCTGGCCAACGAACCCGCCCACGACGTCACGCTGCTGCATATCCGCGACGAACACGGCCAAGATCCCGCCCCCTTCTTCGCCAAGGCCCGGCAGGCCCTGGCCGAGAACGGCATCGCCGCAACCCGCGTCCGCCACAAGACCATCACCGCCAAGGACCCGGCCCAGGCCATCCTCAAGATGGCCAAGACCGAGAACTTCGCCGCTGTGGCTATCGGCCGTACCGGCGGCAGGCCCCAGGCCTTCATGGACCAGATCGTGGGCTCGACCAGCCTGAAACTCCTGCGCAACCTCGAAGGCGCGGCCTTGTGGCTGTGCAAGTAG
- a CDS encoding ferredoxin — protein sequence MPKIFIDTGECIGCQACMDICPRVFRMGEDGVCELIDEDLADLLCVQEAIDTCPVECLHWE from the coding sequence ATGCCAAAAATTTTCATCGACACCGGTGAATGCATCGGCTGCCAGGCCTGCATGGACATCTGCCCCCGCGTGTTCCGAATGGGCGAAGACGGGGTGTGCGAACTGATCGACGAGGACCTCGCGGACCTGTTGTGCGTCCAGGAGGCCATCGACACCTGCCCCGTGGAATGTCTCCACTGGGAGTGA
- a CDS encoding carbon-nitrogen hydrolase, translating to MSATFTAGLVQMAPAKTKAASLQKAASLVAEAAAAGASVICLPELFATPYFCRTQDHAAFDLAEPIPGPTTQALAKAARAHDATVLAPLFERRGPGLYHNSLAVLGPNGELIGIYRKMHIPHDPGFEEKFYFTPGDLGFRAFPTPDGTIGALICWDQWFPEAARATALLGALILFYPTAIGWHPSEKAEFGPTQLDAWQTVQRAHAITNGLYVAAVNRVGTEGKGKNHGGTLEFWGSSFVADPMGRIIAKAPTDAETILTADIDPAFVEQTRRHWPFLRDRRIDAYDGLLDLWAD from the coding sequence ATGTCCGCGACCTTCACCGCCGGCCTGGTCCAGATGGCCCCGGCCAAGACCAAGGCCGCCTCCCTGCAAAAAGCCGCCTCCCTCGTCGCCGAGGCCGCCGCTGCCGGCGCATCCGTGATCTGCCTGCCCGAACTCTTCGCCACCCCCTACTTCTGCCGCACCCAGGACCACGCCGCCTTCGACCTGGCCGAACCCATCCCCGGCCCCACCACCCAGGCCCTGGCAAAAGCCGCCCGCGCCCACGACGCCACCGTCCTGGCGCCCCTTTTCGAACGCCGTGGTCCGGGCCTGTACCACAATTCCCTGGCTGTCCTCGGCCCGAACGGCGAACTGATCGGCATCTATCGCAAAATGCACATCCCCCACGACCCGGGCTTCGAGGAAAAATTCTACTTCACCCCCGGCGACCTGGGATTTCGGGCCTTCCCCACCCCCGACGGCACAATCGGCGCGCTCATCTGCTGGGACCAGTGGTTCCCCGAGGCCGCCCGGGCTACCGCCCTGCTCGGCGCGCTCATCCTCTTCTACCCCACGGCCATCGGCTGGCATCCGTCGGAAAAGGCCGAATTCGGACCCACCCAGCTCGACGCCTGGCAGACCGTGCAACGCGCCCACGCCATAACCAACGGCCTCTATGTCGCCGCCGTCAACCGCGTCGGGACCGAAGGCAAAGGCAAAAACCACGGCGGAACCCTCGAATTCTGGGGATCGTCCTTCGTGGCCGACCCCATGGGCCGGATCATCGCAAAGGCCCCCACCGACGCCGAAACCATCCTCACCGCCGACATCGACCCCGCCTTTGTGGAACAAACCCGCCGTCACTGGCCGTTTCTGCGCGACCGCCGCATCGACGCCTACGACGGCCTGCTGGACCTGTGGGCGGATTAG